From Acinonyx jubatus isolate Ajub_Pintada_27869175 chromosome E2, VMU_Ajub_asm_v1.0, whole genome shotgun sequence:
aacattaaaaaaaatcaaagtgtttAGTCTTTATTCTCTTCACTCATAGCAGTGGGCTTCCTGCTCCtagtatctttttttcctctttattccaaTTTTTTATACAAGGTATtacttaatacattaaaaaacatttttttttaatgtttatttatttttgaaggagagagaaacagagtgtgaacaggggaggggcagaagagagggagaccaagaattcgaagcaggctccaggctttgagctagcagcacagagcccaacgtggggctcaaattcatgagctttgagatcataacctgagccaaagtcagatgtttaactgactgagccacccaaagcaccccaataattttttgatttgaaggaaaaaaacaccttaataaataaataagcaaatcaaaaccatgagatttcttatcttttaattttaactaggctccacccccaatgtggggtttgaactcaccatcctgagatgaagagtcgagtgctctactgaatgagccatTCGGACACCTGAGATACTCTTCTCTTAATACGTCAAAACCTGATCAACTTTTAGAAACACAGTTGGCTTGTATGTCTGCAGTCTGTTGATCTGAGATCTAATTTAAAATCCTACATACAGAATACCATTAGTTTACAAAACCTACACCCACCAAACTAGTTTTGGCCCATAGTGACCACTCTATATTAGACCTATGATGACTTCAATTATAAGACACTACATGGTGATTTTATGTCATTAAGAAAgattacacttgatcttagccaaaaggctaaAAAGCGATGTCATTAATAAAGAttaaactgggggtgcctggcaggctcagtcagtagagcctgtgactcttgatttcagggttgtgagttcaaaccccacactggcacagagcttacttacaAGAAAAGACTAAACTGTACAACACCACAAATCATTAGACGCATCTCAATTTCAGAGACGTAAATGTGTATCTTAGGATCAGTGCTATAAAGAATATTCCCACCATTAACCCTTGCCGACTGACAATCTATATCATTGTCTGTTTTACTTAAGCCAAAACCGTTCAGTCCTCTCACGCAGATCtgtaattttttaacataaacaaTACTCACATCGTCACAAGACATGTTGTATTCTGCTAGTACAGTTCGACATCGAGCAGCTATACTGAAAAACTGTGGTCAAAGGAAAATTGATCATATGAGGAATAAACTTTTAACAACCCCTAGATGATCAAGAAGGTGCTTTAAGCTGAGACTAAAACTCAATTCTGCAAAGGATACATTGACGGCGCAACGACCCGCTTGTGTATTCCAGCAAAAAACAAGCCTATCAGAGTGATACAGCTAATGGTGAAGAATGGGTGATTCCATAATGACGTGAAGAAGGACACCTGAAAAAGAAgagtttgaaatataaaaatgttcaaaatctcAGAACAATACCAACACCTACCTCCCCACTTAAatacatgttaacattttaatcatCTCAAAATACGAGGATttgaagaattcaaaataatcttaGTTGTTTTGCTggccataaaaataatttgtttcatatCTTTCACCTAACAAGATAGCAATAATCCCCCCATTCATTCTCAGGACTTGAACCATTACAAATGCATTCCTATAATCAAAAACCATCctaccaaaaatatttactgaacccTTCCTAGCaagaagcaatttaaaaaagcacaagaacagggacacctggctggctcagttggtagagcatctgactcttgatctcaagggccgtgagttcaagccccacatggggtatggagcctacttcaaacaaacaaacaaatcagagTCTAAGAGAAACAGAGGGCTAATTTCAGATCTGGGTATAATCAGATGACAGCAGGCAACAGGACAACATGAATACGTGGAGACAAGAGTCCAGGATCCAGCACTGGAACAAGAGTGGGCACTGTAGCCAGATGAGTGGGGAATAGAACTTGAAGAAGGAAAGATGTGTTTAAAgtctggaaaaagaaatcaagtggACTAGTTACTAAATGGGAGCAAGAGAATTAAGCCAAAGGCCTGTGTACCTCACTCTCCTACTGAGAGATGCGTATGTATCTCAAGAAAgagaattaaacttaaaaaaagctaGCTGGGCCAGCATGGTATGGGTTAAATAGATTTgtcagatgaagaaatgagaggCTGAAATATCAGAAACGGAAAAAGCTCCCAGAAGAATAAAATTCTGAATAAAGGTTAATAGTCCAGAGGAATGTCTTCGTGAAACCTTTAAGGACAGGAATTTCCACAGGCCAGCTCTATTTCACATGGCCTACACCATATAAGCACATATGGTGTCTTAGGTGTTAATTTTAACTAGAACAGTCAGTATCAGCTTTCTTTCCTCCATGGCAACAATCAACTGCATCTAAATCCCAATTTCCCCCTTTAGATCAGGCGTTTGTGTACCGTCCAGTGGGCTATATTCCTTCTCTCCTCAGGTTCTCCCAGCTAGACACACACTGGCTTTCGAGTCTGCAACTCTTGCTACAGaaacaattgctttttaaaactccttTCAGGTTTGAGGTTATTAAATACTGAAATACAAAGAGCTAACCCTTAGGCTAATAGTTATATTCTCACCTAATTTAGAAAATTACATTAACTACAGAGTTTTGGGCCTAtttcaaattacatttaattctgtgttttattAAGATCTCAACTAGCTGAAATCAGCTTATATTTTTCCCAATTAGAAGTCAGATTCATTTCCCAAGACAGACCTTTTCAATCTTCTTGGCAGCCTCCTCACTCTTCCCCTGAAGATGAGCACCAGGCACAGGCTTAAGATCCGACTTTTTTAAACGAACACACAAGAGAGTTTCCTATCTGCCATGAAAACTCCTCTATTAACGTAAAATTCCATCTCCAACCTCCCCTACCTCCTATTCTTTTATATCTCCACCCCAGTGGATAAAGTCAGAGAAACTACATGCTGAATAAACCCCTGGCTGCCTGAATTGCCATTTGGACTGCTGACAAAAGCTGGCTTTTAGGTTTTTCTTCTGTAGAACCTAACAGACTATAAATAAAGCTGGTAGAAGGAGTCTACctaattacactttaaaaaaggaTGTGGGTTTACGATTTGAGAAAATTACAACATTACCTAAATAAAGctccactgagaaaaaaaaaacttcactgaAAAATGGGAGACTGTGGCTTCTCTAATAAAAAAGCGTGAGTTTGAAATTAAGGTACAAGTTAGAAGAAAGAGGTAGAATTTTGAGAAACACGCTATCAGATTTCATCAAAGGATGCTTCAAGAAATAACATTATGAAATCTGTTATTGCATTTGGTATAGGGATGTTCTTGGACAGTGCCCAATGGGAGATCTCTCAGTGTTTCCTATATTAAATTTCAggcaggaaatttttttttaaagataaacgtGGACAAAATTTTTGCTAGCTTATGGAACTTATACATGTGTTCTCttcacagagaaacaaaaccatgGAACTGTGACTTTATTGATTAGGTAACTCAGAGACTAATTTGTAACTCAGTTTTGGCAAGTTTTCCGGCCCACATGGCCTTGTCTGTGACCTGGTTTCCTTCCTGTTTTTGGCCCTCCAatcagtcttttttattctaatctGACTTTGTTTTACActtatattttgctattttatcaTATGTTTCCTGCAAAGTCATCTCAAATACTTTATGGTATGAGGAAAGGAACTACCAAAGACATGTCAtagaagaaaatggtattttataattttttaaagctggcACAGATGACCCTAAATGAACAAAGGAGAATAAAGTCAATGtttacactgaaatatttaaaaatatgtgaatatacgtaaaaagatatgtaaaaagctcagaaatgaaggagaagtaGTATAAGTGGAGTAATATTTCTTAGGCCTTTTTCCCTGTGAAAGATACTTAATCTACAAGAGCCAACCAAAGTTTTTCTTAAGCAAATGAATATAcaggatatttttaatataaggaTCAATATCACTACTTGTAACAATAGGTAGCATTTGAATAATACTTTACAATGAACAAAGCACCActacattacctcatttaatctgcaaaaaattttaaatcaaaacttctgggggcgcctgggtggctcagtcagttgggtgtctgacttccgctcaggtcataatctcatggtctgtgggttcaagccctgcatcgggctctgtgctgacagctcagagcctggagcctccttgggattctgtgtctccttttctctctctgcccctctcccacttgtgcgcgctttctctctcaaaaataaataaatgtaataaaaaaataaaaataaataaataaaataaatcaaaacttcCACCTTTTGTGTCTCGGGATCTATTAACCAGTTCCAGGCACCAGTAGCTGTACAGACAGATACCACTATGAGAAGCACTGAAGAAAGATAAACATGAAATTAGTAAGGACATAAGCCGTCCACAAATACACAAatctataaatgaataaatgtatacaaataccaCCAATTCCTAATAAATGACAGCCAAAGGATGcagcattttattaaaatgggGAATGCACTCAACTGAGGAATTAGGAAacttgctgtatgaccttgaggAATTCACATAAAAACCGGGATACTTAGTAACTGAGGATAATACTGTCCTTATTAATTTAGTCAGAACTTTcgaagatcaatgaaattaaaagcagTAAGAACCAAGatagtaaaattttaatagaagatTCCATATTATGTAACTTTCAAAGTGCTTTGTGATTTTGCAGATTTTgtaaattcaagttaaaaaacaaaaaacacctctcattttcaaatgtaaaaaaaccAAAGACTCCTTTATGAATGCACGGAGAATTCTGACTAGAGGATTTTGTCTTGCAGACAATTGTCTGCTGTTAGGAATGCGGAGTACACAATCAAGATCAGATTTTCTTTAGAGACTTGAAGATCAGGGTAGAAATGACTGATAGTAGAACTAAGAAAAGTTTTCTTCCTCCCCACTAAGCTAGAATTATTTTAGGAATTCTAAATAGATCCTAAATAAAACGTAACAGTAAACGGtattgggcacctggctggcttagtcagtggagaaTGTGACTCTGATCTTGGAGTTgctggttcgagccccacattgggtatcggtatgtgtgtgtgtatgtgtatatatatatgtatatatgtatacaaaaaggaaatctttgaaaaattttcttttaaaaataaatggtactcctggaaaataataaaagtgcaCTAAGACTTAGTTAATATTCTGGGTATCAAGCTACTGTCCTTCAGTTAGGATGCAGACAGTGTTAAAATGTAAAGATCAGGATTCAAAGAACAATAGAAACATAGTAAAACTGTATCTAGGATTCCTGGTGATGTACTTTTAGAAGAGGCAAATCATAGGAAAACAATCTTCATTTTAGGTATTTAGTATagaatcaaaatttcaaaattacattcTCAGCTCAGAACAGACTAAACTCAATTTCTTATAATTCCTTatttcaaataagaaatatatactaCACAGATGcctcttttgaaaaatgaagcaaaagcaaaatcaaacccACCAGAAGGGACCTCAGACACATATTTTTGATTGGTGTATTACCCAAGCTGAAGTCATTTTCACATAAGCACAGAGACCAtgaatcacagaaaaaaataaagtacactcACTATATTATATTTTGTAAGATAGGACATtatcatatacatttaaaaaaattttgggggtaccttcgtggctcagtcagttgagtggccgactttagctcaggtcatcgtctcacagttggtgggttcaagccccacattgacagtcagagcctggaacctgctttggattctgtgtctccctctctctctctgcccctcccctgctcatgctctctctcacacattttaaaaaaaaatttttttttacaaaaaaaaggaaaaaatttgaaGTAGCAGTGAAATAAGGTTTATGGGGTAATTCCTCCATAAACCAAAGAACTTGAGAAAATCATTACCTGTAAATTCTGACCAATCAGAATCCTCACagcatacaaataaaattttgccaATAGATCTAATAAAAACATCACAAACAGTCTTGACACAGAAAACACTCCTAACTGCAATAGTGCTCTCTGGTCCCACAAACtgaattacattttgaaatgcAGGATGTTTTCAACATGTGCTGTTGTACTTCCCTCTTTGCaggaattcaatttaaaaaaaaatttttttttaatgtttatttatttctgagacagagacagagcatgagtgggggaggggcagagaaagagaggggaacacagaatcggaagcaggctccaggctctgagctgtcagcacagagcccgacacggggctcaaactcagactgcgagatcatgacctgagctgaagcccggcattcaaccgactgagccacccaggtgcccctgcaggaattcaattttaataatatacatcCAAGAACCTAAGACTGGTCTCAACATAAGTAAAGCATTTTGTGTGCTGAGGTCATTACTTGTGTATTTGTCTGCATTTCTTGCGTATTTCCACGGGGTAATAACCACAATTCTTTCAATCCTATTTTGTGTTACTTGTGACATTTTGAATATACAGTTAAAACGTGAATTTGTTTTCTTGGATAGGCTTCCAAACAACACAACCACGCTCTGCTAAAACTAAGGGTAATTTTATAACCTTTGTAAAGTATATGTTAAATATGGTTTTCCTCAATAAAACTTCAACAGTTTATAACCAAATTGTAAAACTGCTAAACAAACTCACTTATCAAtattgtaatatttaattttaaaagtgcatgtattttaatggaaaaataaaaattcaaacacataaaacactGTATGGCCAGTTCCTTTTCTTCACAATTTCTTTAGGATGCATTgtttacaaatttaaataaatttaaaaactgtcacaacaggggcgcctgggtggctcagccagttaagcctctgactcttgatttctgctcgggtcgtgatctcacagtttatgagatcgaTCCCTAGTCcagctgtgcgctgacagtgtggcgcctgcttgggattctctctctgctcctcccccactctctctcaaaataaacaaacttaaaaaaaaaaaaaagtaaaaactgtcaaaacaaaaggaaatcttaTGGTTTAGTAAAACATTTGTTAACcaaaaattttacacaaaagcAAATCATTGCTAGGCAGAGATAAAAGTATCAAATGTCAGTTTATTTTGCCTTAAAGAAACATTCAAGAACTTACTTCTCCAACGTCCAGTGGCAGGTTGCAAACAATGAATATATTCTGTAAGTCTCCTCTCAAAAGCCTTGAGATCTAGGTAAAGAGATGTCAAATTCCTAATTAGCCACTCTGACGAGTTTGAATCTATTAAGATGAAATTTTAGATACTCTAACTGCTTCAGGTGTTACACGCCAACTTACATGTATCACTGCACTGTTTACTTCGTTTACTATGACAGCTTTAAGCACTTGACAAAAACATTAGATTTCTTTAATTCCAATTTCACATATAAGGAAACTGGCTGGTTCACTTTTAGAAGCTTCGTAAATGGTATGTGGAAAATCAGCAGCAGCCTCAGCCGGCGCCAAAAGCTAGAATTTTGGGGGTTGCAAATAAAAGGATCAGAATCAGGGCGAGTTTTAATTCTGTTGGAACCAAGAACTTTTAGAACAACGTATTCCCCTAACCTCAAAGGCTTCCAGGTCTATTTGACCGCAATGACCCGATTCCGTTTTCCAGCCCTCATGTTTAATTAATGGCTATGCTTTCTGTCCGGTCTTACTGGACTCCTGATACGGCTAACGGGTGGGTGTGGAAAGacactcccctttcctccctctgaaTGGGTTACAGGTGATCTTCGTGACACTACTGAAGCTCAAACTCGGAGGCCTTCTAAAAGGGGCGTCCAAGGTGCTCCTGAGTGAGCAAGGAAGGCTCGGCCGCGTTTCTTAAACTTTAAAAGGAGATCAAGAGGCACTCCCTTACTCCAGCAGTTACCGGAAACCACAACAGGAATTAAAGATACAACTCCCATGGTTATCAATATAAAATAAGGTGAATTAGCATTCACAGAAAGCAAAATGCAAATCTTTGccaaggaataaaaacaaaagcagtacaGAAGAGGGGCTCCCGGTCCaagctgcgggggtggggggatgggagagcTGACGCAACGGCCCCCCAGAGCCCTAGGAGGCCAGACGCGCCGGAACCAGCGTCCGGCCCTCTCTGGCCGCCCCTCGGCCCCCAAGCTCCGACCCCCTTCAGTCCATCCTTCTCGGCCTCCTCTCCCCGGGGCGGGGTCCTCGCCACTCCAGCCCCTCCAGAGCCCCGCCGGCTTCCAGGAGCCCGGGACGGGCCCGGGCAACCCAGCAAGCCCACTCTACCTTCCGCCTGCTCCAGCGAGTTCATGTCGGGCGGCAGCTCGGGTCACCGCCGCTGTCCCGTCCGCATCGCAGCTCCCCGGCCCGCGCCCGGCCCGCAGCGCCAGCTCCCACCTCCAACAGCTCcccgctgcccctccccgtcGCACCTCCCCTTACCTACACCCGCTACGCTCATTGGGCATCACTGCCAGACCCCACAACTAATACGGTTTCCTATTGGTTAACTCCGGCACCGGCCTCGGGGCCTAGCGTTGGACGGTCAGCCGGAGGGACCAAGAACTGCCGGCGGCCGAGCTGGTGTAGCGCTGGCGCCGCCGCCTGCCCCGGGGGGGAACTGCAGCCTGTCCGAGCCAGTTCACTCATAAAGGTATTCTTAGCTTCTTGTCAGGTTCTTTCATTCctcaaatgtttattgttgagcgCCTATTTCCTTCCCAGCGGTGTCCTGGTCGCTGATGAGGGAATCAGAAATGAACCAGCTACACTCCCTCTAGCACGTAAGGGAGTGTAGAACAAACTAGAACCCAAATAATGGATTTAGGTAGAGTACCTCTTTCCTTGATAACCTAACTCCTTAAGTAGGTATATTTCCCTTGGTCAATTTTTCTCACCTTACCCGACTTTCATAAATCATAAAGAAGGCAAGCAAAGTATGAGCCCCAGTacctagaacttaaaaaaaaatctgtaagttaTTGACTACATTTATATTTAGTTAAAATGCTTCTTATTGGGTTCCTTGTGGTTATTCATCCAAGAACTATTTATTGCATGACGTTCTAGGCACTGTATTTTATCAGGGATACAGTTATGAGGAAGATAGAGAAGATTTCTGTCCTAAGAGAGGAAGGGTTACAGCAAGCAATAAACATGCAAATAAGTAATGCAACGCTTGACCTTGGGGTcctaagtttgagtcccacgttaggtgtagagtttacttaaaaaaataaatatcatgcaAGTAATAATTGATTTCAGATAACGATAGGTGTGTGAAGGAAGAAACAGTAATACCATGCAGTGAGCTAAAGGAGgggtaaattaattaattaattcattaattgttTAAGCCCTAAGTCAAACTATCCCTTTTCACTTCTTGCTCAAGGCTCCATTTCTCCATCTCCAAGCCTTGTTCATCACGTTTTCCTTTGGTCTCCAGCAGTGTCTAAAGAATGGCTACTGAGCACCTGTTATATTATAGGCTTTTCTGGGCTAGATGCTGGGGAG
This genomic window contains:
- the CNEP1R1 gene encoding nuclear envelope phosphatase-regulatory subunit 1; amino-acid sequence: MNSLEQAEDLKAFERRLTEYIHCLQPATGRWRMLLIVVSVCTATGAWNWLIDPETQKVSFFTSLWNHPFFTISCITLIGLFFAGIHKRVVAPSIIAARCRTVLAEYNMSCDDTGKLILKPRPHVQ